One window of Microcoleus vaginatus PCC 9802 genomic DNA carries:
- a CDS encoding hybrid sensor histidine kinase/response regulator: MPLTSPSIKNFIEPVPLCLQTAALESLQSIFRSCNCDRVAVVNEQLQPVGLVYLRSLWARATDRTNDGQQPLSESPIAIEPVRALPATMSVSEFWQYLQTEEQNTPARPNRQTAGISSNNPIALTDASGQFLGMLDSLSLLQFAALNSSSLCSLTESATAVKEIELKPVCEAIATVLEAQVRFLEAGLKPSENLNSLVQLLEKLPLPLRLQTPTAQIVSQNAAWRILLGSGPEPVPEPAANLGKHSPRKPSHLTSEYKSVQLEAITKECRSLVGASRSDDRDSTAATSCPLPLYAAASPSTLTAPAWCPTAGKPDTYICECPVQKGQERIWQFVKQPLSGQLILVMGQDVTEEHLVAKELAAKNADLIHLNRLKDEFLSCISHELKTPLTAVLGLSSLLKDKLIGELNDRQTRYAKLIHKSGRHLMTIVNDILDLTRMETGQLELIPEAVEIASTCQRAFEQAKQLQQQEEKNPPAPSKTDGTANAEPSAQIEFTLEIEPGLSHLIADELRLRQMLVNLLSNALKFTELGGKIGLKVKVWEGWIAFTVWDTGIGIPADKQHLIFQKFQQLESPLTRRFQGTGLGLVLTQRLARLHGGDVSFISSENQGSQFTLLLPPNPPGNSSEEVPAPGAAEEELLKTPYPTLIANSRSRLVLIVEAVPKYIEDLTNVLSGLGYQVIVARSGTEALEKARRFSPEAIFLNPLLPLLSGWDVLTLLKSDPDTRSIPAIVTATRGEKERASVNRAEGFLSLPVEEPALRLLLTDLIGKSNASSAKVRSSLTVLWLSPQNSSSQGSALLLNPNYCRVLEADDLGQAELVARIWRPDAIVLDGTSQLQNPLAFIEQLSRSRNLGSLPLVTLDPATTQLANQVKGLSVFPCLATSSPDDSETSPTGLMPSALWQVIQVAAGMSWKPSILLADISTLPDLHRTAGGNPTGELEHCDLSTNAEIPLPNSQFSTPNFQALIQYIHTAGFRGSIASCWTEVLQQLQYQSVDLVLLCLRDAPSESPAMLQALSNLRQMAVKLPILVWDYRSAVNSESEAIDFLLQEVSAKILPSSLSAAQLLDRIQQTLLTHSSS, from the coding sequence ATGCCACTCACCAGCCCCAGTATCAAAAATTTTATCGAGCCAGTGCCGCTGTGCCTCCAAACAGCAGCGCTAGAATCGCTGCAGTCAATTTTCAGATCCTGCAACTGCGATCGAGTCGCAGTAGTCAACGAACAGCTACAGCCGGTGGGATTAGTTTACCTCCGCAGCCTTTGGGCCCGCGCGACCGATCGCACAAACGACGGGCAGCAACCTTTGTCAGAAAGCCCGATCGCGATCGAACCAGTCAGGGCATTACCCGCCACTATGAGCGTCAGCGAATTCTGGCAGTACCTGCAAACAGAGGAACAGAACACCCCAGCCCGACCAAACCGCCAAACCGCCGGCATTTCATCAAACAACCCGATCGCCCTTACAGATGCCAGTGGTCAATTTTTAGGAATGCTAGACAGCCTGAGCCTGCTGCAATTCGCCGCACTTAACAGCAGCTCGCTCTGCAGCCTCACAGAGTCGGCCACAGCCGTCAAAGAAATCGAATTAAAGCCGGTGTGCGAAGCCATCGCCACGGTCCTAGAAGCTCAAGTGCGCTTTCTAGAAGCAGGATTGAAACCTTCGGAAAACCTAAACTCCCTAGTCCAACTGTTGGAAAAACTGCCCCTGCCCCTGAGATTGCAAACCCCTACCGCACAAATAGTCAGCCAAAACGCAGCTTGGCGGATTTTGCTCGGATCAGGCCCAGAACCAGTTCCAGAACCAGCAGCAAATTTGGGTAAACACTCGCCCCGCAAACCAAGCCATTTAACAAGCGAATACAAGAGCGTGCAGTTAGAGGCCATCACCAAAGAATGCAGGAGCCTAGTAGGAGCAAGTAGATCGGACGATCGCGATTCAACCGCAGCCACCAGTTGCCCGCTGCCCCTGTACGCTGCTGCCTCGCCCTCAACCTTAACCGCTCCAGCTTGGTGCCCCACCGCCGGCAAACCAGACACCTACATTTGCGAGTGCCCCGTACAAAAAGGGCAAGAACGGATCTGGCAATTTGTCAAACAACCGCTCTCAGGCCAGCTAATTTTAGTAATGGGACAAGATGTCACCGAAGAACATTTAGTCGCCAAAGAACTAGCAGCGAAAAACGCAGATTTAATCCACCTCAACCGACTAAAAGACGAATTTTTATCCTGCATCAGCCACGAACTAAAAACCCCGCTCACCGCCGTCCTAGGTTTGTCCAGCCTCCTCAAAGATAAATTGATCGGAGAACTCAACGACCGCCAAACACGCTACGCCAAACTAATCCATAAAAGCGGGCGGCATTTGATGACAATTGTTAACGATATATTAGACTTGACCCGGATGGAAACCGGGCAGCTAGAACTAATTCCCGAAGCAGTCGAAATAGCATCAACCTGCCAAAGAGCTTTTGAACAAGCAAAACAACTGCAACAGCAAGAAGAAAAAAACCCTCCCGCCCCGAGCAAAACGGACGGTACAGCAAACGCAGAACCATCCGCCCAAATAGAATTTACACTCGAAATAGAACCGGGACTGAGCCACTTAATTGCCGACGAACTGCGGCTGCGGCAAATGCTGGTTAACCTCCTTTCCAATGCCCTAAAATTCACCGAACTCGGCGGCAAAATCGGATTGAAAGTAAAGGTTTGGGAAGGCTGGATCGCATTCACTGTTTGGGACACTGGCATCGGCATCCCCGCCGACAAACAGCACCTAATCTTTCAGAAATTCCAACAGCTAGAAAGCCCCCTCACCCGGCGCTTTCAAGGAACCGGACTGGGGCTGGTACTGACTCAACGCCTAGCTCGGCTCCACGGCGGAGACGTTTCGTTTATTTCCTCAGAAAACCAGGGCTCTCAATTTACCCTGTTGCTGCCACCAAATCCTCCCGGAAACAGCAGCGAAGAAGTCCCGGCACCAGGAGCCGCCGAGGAAGAATTATTAAAAACCCCATATCCAACTCTGATCGCCAATTCTCGCTCTCGTTTAGTATTAATAGTCGAAGCAGTTCCCAAATATATCGAAGATTTAACCAACGTCCTCTCGGGTTTGGGCTACCAAGTAATAGTTGCCCGTTCCGGCACAGAAGCGCTGGAAAAAGCTCGCAGGTTCAGTCCCGAAGCGATTTTCCTCAACCCGCTGCTGCCGCTGCTGTCGGGTTGGGACGTGCTGACGCTGCTCAAGAGTGACCCGGATACCCGATCGATTCCGGCCATCGTCACAGCAACCAGAGGCGAAAAAGAACGGGCCAGTGTCAACCGAGCCGAAGGCTTTTTGAGCTTGCCAGTGGAAGAACCCGCTTTGCGGCTGCTGCTGACCGACTTGATCGGCAAAAGTAATGCTAGTAGCGCCAAAGTGAGGAGTTCTTTAACCGTTTTGTGGCTCAGCCCGCAAAACAGTTCCTCTCAAGGTTCCGCTTTACTGCTCAACCCCAACTACTGCCGGGTTTTAGAAGCAGACGACCTCGGCCAAGCAGAACTCGTGGCACGAATTTGGCGGCCCGACGCGATCGTTTTGGACGGTACAAGTCAACTGCAAAACCCCTTAGCTTTTATCGAACAGTTAAGTCGATCTCGAAATTTGGGTTCTCTCCCCTTGGTGACTTTAGACCCCGCAACTACCCAACTGGCAAATCAAGTCAAAGGATTGTCGGTATTTCCCTGTTTAGCCACTAGCAGTCCCGACGACAGTGAAACTTCACCAACCGGGTTAATGCCAAGTGCTTTGTGGCAAGTGATTCAAGTTGCTGCTGGCATGAGTTGGAAGCCCAGCATTTTATTAGCGGACATTTCGACTTTACCCGATTTGCACCGCACTGCTGGGGGGAACCCGACGGGAGAATTGGAACATTGCGATCTATCGACAAATGCCGAGATTCCCCTCCCCAATTCTCAGTTTTCTACTCCTAACTTTCAAGCTTTGATTCAGTACATCCACACCGCAGGATTTCGAGGGTCGATCGCTTCCTGCTGGACAGAAGTTTTGCAGCAGTTGCAATATCAAAGCGTTGACTTAGTTTTGCTGTGTTTGCGAGATGCCCCCTCAGAATCCCCCGCTATGTTGCAGGCGCTATCGAACCTGCGCCAAATGGCAGTAAAACTGCCAATTTTAGTCTGGGATTATCGGTCTGCTGTAAATTCGGAATCCGAGGCGATCGACTTTCTACTGCAAGAAGTATCTGCCAAAATTTTGCCTTCTTCCTTATCGGCAGCACAATTATTAGACAGAATTCAACAGACTTTATTAACTCACTCAAGTTCCTGA
- a CDS encoding tetratricopeptide repeat protein — MPEPAVAQALLPYTLQIDSAQLEQTALSLAEEAVQLARLQQYQLAVPRAELATQLAPKNAQTWTLLGSLYLQVEQFDKGIEALGQAQSLSPENPSIKFVLGEAHFRKANYEKAVEYLQAGLKLKPDTPGALFDLGNAFYKLKRFDQAIAQYEKAFALEKNLWPAINNIGLVKYEMGDVDSAIKRWEQAIVIDNKAAESMLALAVALYGKGDKAKGLAMGEAALKLDKRYATVEYLQENLWGDRLIADTQKLLATPEMKAALAKIQEAPPPPQMSP, encoded by the coding sequence ATGCCCGAGCCTGCTGTCGCACAGGCACTCCTGCCTTACACCCTGCAAATCGACTCGGCCCAACTCGAACAAACAGCCTTGAGCCTTGCAGAAGAAGCCGTCCAGCTAGCCAGACTCCAGCAGTACCAACTAGCCGTACCCAGAGCCGAACTCGCCACACAGTTAGCCCCCAAGAATGCTCAAACTTGGACTTTGTTAGGCAGCTTGTACCTTCAAGTCGAGCAGTTTGACAAAGGTATTGAAGCTTTGGGGCAAGCTCAATCTCTGTCGCCAGAAAATCCCTCAATTAAATTTGTCTTGGGAGAAGCTCACTTTCGGAAAGCGAACTACGAGAAAGCAGTCGAATATTTGCAAGCAGGGTTAAAGTTAAAACCAGACACTCCAGGTGCATTATTTGATTTAGGCAATGCTTTTTATAAGCTGAAGCGGTTTGATCAGGCGATCGCCCAATACGAAAAAGCCTTTGCTTTAGAAAAAAATCTGTGGCCTGCTATTAACAATATCGGATTAGTCAAATACGAAATGGGAGATGTTGATAGCGCCATCAAACGCTGGGAACAGGCGATCGTGATCGACAACAAAGCAGCAGAATCAATGCTAGCTCTAGCAGTAGCACTCTACGGCAAAGGCGACAAAGCAAAAGGCTTAGCGATGGGAGAAGCAGCTCTGAAACTCGACAAACGCTATGCTACCGTAGAATATCTCCAAGAAAACCTCTGGGGCGATCGTTTAATCGCAGATACCCAAAAGTTGCTAGCCACTCCTGAAATGAAGGCAGCACTGGCTAAAATTCAAGAGGCCCCACCCCCTCCCCAAATGTCGCCTTAA
- a CDS encoding glutathione S-transferase family protein, giving the protein MTPLSWTELEALTDFQIDRTNGPTNAQSRLRLFGKTESDVRVTLYRDNHAWCPYCQKIWLWLEEKQIPYRIEKVTMFCYGEKESWYKRKVPSGMLPAIELDGRIITESDDILIALERVYGPLGLGMENPAVIPLRRLERLLFRAWCSWLCYPASSAKVEQHNRNQFISVVTQVEAALASTPGPYFLDEFGTADVIFTPYVERMNASLYYYKGYSMREENPRFADWFAAMETRPTYRGTQSDFHTHVHDLPPQMGGCYENGEPQMLLNKARVDNGPWAGLPDVMYAEPETSRAEALHRVIKHQRNIVRVNPADDKLFDEALRCALTLMMTGEVCTPPAGSDAALRYLRDRVNVPRDMSIYAAKRLREALEETAALVGDGQGSPILLKHRRDQDPANFV; this is encoded by the coding sequence ATGACCCCTCTAAGCTGGACAGAATTAGAAGCCCTCACAGACTTTCAAATCGATCGCACAAACGGCCCCACCAACGCTCAATCCCGCTTGCGCCTCTTCGGTAAAACCGAATCCGATGTGCGAGTCACCCTGTACCGCGATAACCATGCTTGGTGTCCCTACTGTCAAAAAATCTGGCTGTGGCTGGAAGAAAAACAAATCCCCTACCGCATTGAGAAAGTTACTATGTTCTGCTATGGGGAAAAAGAAAGCTGGTACAAGCGCAAAGTGCCATCGGGAATGCTACCGGCGATCGAACTAGACGGCCGCATCATCACCGAAAGCGATGATATATTAATCGCCCTGGAACGAGTCTATGGCCCCTTGGGTTTGGGCATGGAAAACCCCGCAGTAATACCCCTGCGGCGATTAGAGCGACTGCTGTTTAGGGCCTGGTGCTCTTGGCTGTGCTACCCAGCAAGTTCAGCCAAAGTAGAACAGCACAACCGCAACCAATTTATCAGCGTCGTCACCCAGGTAGAAGCAGCCTTGGCTAGCACTCCGGGGCCTTATTTCCTCGATGAATTTGGCACTGCGGATGTCATCTTTACGCCCTACGTCGAACGGATGAATGCCAGTCTTTACTACTACAAAGGCTACTCGATGCGGGAAGAAAACCCGCGCTTTGCTGACTGGTTTGCGGCGATGGAAACCCGCCCTACCTATCGCGGCACTCAGAGCGATTTTCACACCCACGTCCACGATTTACCACCTCAGATGGGCGGGTGTTATGAAAACGGCGAACCTCAGATGCTACTCAATAAAGCCCGCGTGGATAATGGGCCTTGGGCTGGACTCCCGGATGTGATGTATGCAGAACCGGAAACCTCCCGCGCTGAAGCACTTCATCGCGTCATTAAGCACCAGCGCAACATCGTTCGAGTCAATCCTGCTGATGACAAGTTATTCGATGAGGCTTTGCGTTGTGCTTTAACTTTGATGATGACTGGCGAAGTTTGTACGCCGCCGGCTGGTTCTGATGCGGCTTTGCGGTATTTGCGCGATCGGGTGAATGTGCCCCGCGATATGTCGATCTACGCGGCCAAGCGGCTGAGGGAAGCGTTGGAGGAAACGGCGGCTTTGGTGGGTGATGGTCAAGGTTCTCCGATTCTGCTGAAGCATCGGCGAGATCAAGATCCGGCTAATTTTGTGTAG
- a CDS encoding ATP-binding protein: MDITNEVAQIIGQAESSTLEYKAVLPPSNNIAKLISSFANADGGYIILGVSEAGQGNIEINGLSEEFHANTIIHKALDILSPQPQVYYQYVVYNGKKLYAIKIEKSDILVVVEDKIYKRLGAQILLLNPSEIQLKVNGDLRIKIINKQLEEYKKKATNAKCKLIEHYQSILKIIDDLALMLYPIDANKPTINQEGTILTRILFSSFVDNFETYLSDLLYEIFLANPATLKSKKQVTLEEVLNCSDMEEFVKYCAKEKLVKLQKGSVKGFIKENKQISDLGVLNESKQNEIEKILQIRHLYSHRNGFVDEKFLQYFAGKFTLNSEHQMSISEICDKLYYLAEITDQIDSAATAKYKLAQINK, translated from the coding sequence ATGGATATTACAAATGAAGTAGCCCAAATAATTGGACAGGCAGAAAGCTCTACGCTTGAATATAAAGCGGTTTTGCCACCATCCAATAACATTGCTAAACTAATCAGTTCATTTGCTAATGCTGATGGTGGATACATAATTTTGGGCGTGTCAGAGGCTGGGCAAGGAAATATCGAAATCAACGGTTTAAGTGAAGAATTTCATGCCAACACAATTATTCATAAAGCATTAGATATTCTTTCACCCCAACCGCAGGTATATTATCAATACGTTGTATATAATGGCAAAAAGCTTTATGCAATAAAGATTGAAAAATCTGACATTTTAGTTGTTGTAGAAGATAAGATTTATAAGAGACTGGGCGCTCAAATTCTACTTTTAAATCCTAGTGAAATTCAATTAAAAGTGAACGGAGATTTAAGAATTAAAATTATAAATAAGCAGCTTGAAGAATATAAAAAAAAGGCAACAAATGCCAAGTGCAAGTTGATTGAACACTATCAAAGTATTTTAAAGATAATAGATGATCTTGCTCTGATGCTTTATCCAATAGATGCAAATAAGCCTACAATCAATCAAGAAGGGACAATACTTACAAGAATATTGTTTTCCTCCTTTGTGGATAACTTTGAAACATATTTGTCGGACTTGTTGTATGAGATTTTTCTAGCAAATCCGGCAACACTAAAATCTAAAAAGCAAGTTACTCTTGAAGAGGTTTTAAATTGTTCAGACATGGAAGAATTTGTAAAATATTGTGCCAAAGAAAAACTTGTGAAGTTGCAAAAAGGTAGTGTAAAAGGTTTTATAAAAGAAAATAAACAAATAAGCGATTTGGGTGTTCTTAATGAATCAAAACAAAATGAAATAGAGAAGATACTTCAAATAAGGCATTTGTATTCTCATAGAAACGGCTTTGTAGATGAAAAATTTCTTCAATATTTTGCTGGAAAATTTACTTTGAATTCAGAACATCAAATGTCTATAAGTGAGATTTGCGATAAGCTATATTATTTGGCTGAAATTACCGATCAGATTGATTCAGCAGCAACAGCTAAATATAAACTGGCACAGATTAATAAATGA
- a CDS encoding histidine kinase: MTSVDIEKKVMTEEEEAKLWEAFQVFDADGSGAISLEELGQVMRSLGQSPNETELREMIKEVDVDLSGSIDFEEFKMLMMSEQGDRQSRLKRSFSVFDEDGSGQITKNEMQDMMSPFGLTEPELDEIIKEADHDGNALIDFEEFCTLVPDESDITTGDQDSPIPVVSAQTTEISDSTVAAIESIATAVNEPASATIEPHLQELQEAPTDCNREIARLKELLAQHPQADKKRGTSRLEMQIGLFRLIQGAAYRSFRESFSANHETHLCVRNLPYRIVDFVRFVRSAIALYKGLGVVESACNPLLDAVVKSLEDEYGRLEHRIKNWKTIEKTPEMLAEEKAMLEARGKSATAKEKFGAAVELAMTIKKDSLNLRDIAEGVLAINELNRLRNLELSENMAPPPKSEGDPKEYLKKWNRVIVSEALEEIDGAMMPVAYWYEDFMPKLLAAFSVITAADIPFNTVPDEAALNEWYEATKTSGEFGRYGADVAENFAKCAPKQQLMLQQAWRLTHHYLNGIQKRRESLECGRESGELSQYVAFIDVYIDRTEVKNSQMRVSFPYYIGPAVWRFFHTTAEIVSTKTPEQQKTLVAIFKEFFNLFATMYPCPYCRHHLNAYVVQNKEVEMYPLEYLVLGRDPRLNSFEVSMEAKLSTVVDGDSLRLFFWKLHNTVSSSIARSEEWYQKDEEAFYTTRYWPSIESELARAKALKQISIATDRMYRLYTILKPAARLTGVRAILQKLLDKRDEEGIKEVCLVAQDYIQELDEAIVTGQFLQETYYFDPELVDEAPVFTPEEEEFARSGVFVEAT; the protein is encoded by the coding sequence ATGACATCTGTGGATATTGAAAAAAAAGTCATGACAGAAGAAGAGGAGGCAAAGTTATGGGAAGCGTTCCAAGTATTTGACGCGGACGGGAGCGGTGCTATTTCATTAGAAGAACTCGGTCAAGTGATGCGATCGCTAGGCCAGAGTCCTAACGAAACCGAGCTGCGCGAGATGATCAAAGAAGTGGACGTAGACTTGTCGGGCAGTATCGATTTTGAGGAATTCAAAATGCTGATGATGTCCGAACAAGGCGATCGCCAGAGTCGTCTCAAAAGGTCATTTAGTGTATTTGATGAGGATGGTAGCGGTCAAATCACTAAAAACGAGATGCAGGATATGATGAGCCCGTTTGGGCTGACAGAGCCAGAGCTCGATGAGATTATCAAAGAGGCAGATCATGACGGCAATGCCTTAATTGACTTTGAGGAATTCTGCACACTCGTACCCGATGAGTCAGATATCACAACAGGAGATCAAGACTCGCCGATTCCCGTTGTCAGTGCACAGACAACCGAGATTTCAGATAGTACAGTGGCTGCGATCGAAAGTATAGCCACTGCTGTCAACGAGCCAGCTTCTGCCACTATTGAACCTCATCTACAAGAGCTACAAGAAGCACCCACCGATTGCAATCGAGAAATAGCGCGACTAAAAGAACTACTCGCCCAACACCCACAAGCTGATAAGAAGCGCGGTACATCCCGCTTGGAGATGCAGATTGGTTTGTTTCGTCTGATCCAGGGAGCAGCCTACCGCAGCTTCCGGGAGAGTTTTTCCGCCAACCACGAGACTCACCTGTGCGTGAGAAACTTGCCATACAGAATCGTTGATTTTGTGCGATTTGTCAGGAGTGCGATCGCGCTTTATAAAGGATTGGGTGTAGTAGAGTCGGCGTGCAACCCTCTACTGGATGCAGTAGTTAAATCGCTCGAAGATGAATATGGCCGACTAGAGCATCGCATCAAGAATTGGAAAACCATAGAAAAAACTCCTGAAATGTTGGCAGAAGAAAAAGCCATGTTGGAGGCGCGGGGTAAGTCGGCCACGGCCAAGGAGAAGTTTGGGGCGGCAGTCGAGTTGGCAATGACGATCAAAAAGGATAGTCTCAACTTGCGTGACATCGCGGAGGGTGTGCTTGCAATCAACGAACTCAACCGACTGCGAAACCTGGAGCTGAGTGAGAACATGGCGCCACCACCCAAATCCGAGGGAGATCCCAAGGAGTACCTGAAGAAGTGGAACCGCGTCATCGTCTCGGAGGCATTAGAGGAAATAGATGGTGCGATGATGCCAGTAGCCTATTGGTATGAAGACTTTATGCCGAAGTTGCTGGCTGCCTTCAGCGTCATTACCGCAGCAGACATCCCCTTCAACACGGTGCCTGATGAAGCAGCTTTAAACGAGTGGTACGAAGCGACTAAAACGTCAGGGGAATTTGGGCGCTATGGGGCGGATGTTGCAGAAAACTTTGCCAAATGCGCTCCAAAACAGCAACTGATGCTTCAACAGGCATGGCGCTTGACGCACCACTACCTCAATGGGATACAGAAACGGCGCGAAAGCTTAGAGTGTGGGCGCGAGTCTGGCGAACTCTCGCAATATGTGGCGTTTATCGATGTTTATATCGATCGCACTGAAGTAAAGAATTCACAAATGCGCGTCAGCTTTCCTTACTATATTGGCCCTGCGGTGTGGCGTTTCTTCCACACTACGGCTGAAATCGTCTCTACCAAGACCCCCGAACAGCAAAAAACTCTGGTGGCAATTTTCAAGGAATTCTTCAACCTGTTTGCCACTATGTATCCCTGCCCCTACTGCCGCCACCACCTCAACGCCTACGTCGTGCAGAATAAAGAGGTGGAAATGTACCCTCTGGAGTACCTCGTGCTTGGGCGCGACCCGCGTCTCAATAGCTTTGAGGTATCAATGGAGGCCAAGCTGTCCACCGTAGTAGATGGCGATTCCCTGCGCTTATTCTTCTGGAAGTTGCACAATACTGTCTCCTCATCAATTGCGCGATCGGAGGAGTGGTATCAAAAGGATGAGGAAGCATTCTACACCACCCGTTATTGGCCCAGCATTGAGTCTGAGCTAGCACGAGCCAAAGCCCTCAAACAAATCAGCATTGCCACCGATCGGATGTACCGCCTCTACACTATACTCAAGCCCGCAGCACGACTGACAGGGGTGAGAGCAATATTGCAAAAGCTGTTGGATAAGAGGGATGAGGAAGGCATCAAAGAGGTATGCTTAGTTGCCCAAGATTACATCCAGGAGTTGGACGAGGCGATCGTCACGGGACAATTCCTACAAGAGACATACTACTTTGACCCTGAGCTTGTGGATGAAGCTCCTGTCTTCACTCCTGAAGAAGAGGAGTTTGCTCGCAGCGGTGTGTTCGTCGAGGCTACTTGA
- a CDS encoding PDZ domain-containing protein: MRLFKFFLPTPRIGARWFALILGMTIALSALGINAAPAAAADGTNPPNLQFPSSPATPPNPQQLALRGGELLADTASFVTAAVDRVGPAVVRIDTERTVSRNIDPLMEDPFFRRFLGEDLRSLTPRQERLRGQGSGFIIDKSGIVLTNAHVVDKADRVTVTLNDGRTFPGEVQGTDEVTDLAVVKINTKQLNLPTATLGDSDAVKVGDWAIAVGNPLGFDNTVTLGIISTLKRSSAAVGIPDKRLDFIQTDAAINPGNSGGPLLNSRGEVIGINTAIRADAMGIGFAIPIDKAKAIYAQLAKGEQVSHPFLGIQMIALTPEMARENNSDPNAPLIVPEVQGVLVMRVVPNTPAEEAGIRKGDVIVQIDGEGVTEPEQLQNLVENSKIGQILQLKVRRGAQIKEVPVQTAQLRDF, translated from the coding sequence ATGCGACTATTTAAGTTTTTTCTCCCCACACCTCGAATCGGCGCTCGTTGGTTCGCCCTAATTTTAGGAATGACGATCGCCCTGAGTGCGCTCGGTATCAATGCTGCACCCGCTGCCGCCGCTGATGGCACAAATCCGCCCAACTTACAGTTCCCGAGTTCCCCCGCCACCCCCCCGAATCCGCAACAGTTAGCGCTGCGGGGCGGGGAACTCCTGGCGGATACGGCCAGTTTTGTGACAGCGGCTGTCGATCGAGTCGGGCCGGCAGTTGTCCGCATTGATACCGAGCGCACTGTCAGCCGCAACATCGATCCTTTAATGGAAGACCCATTCTTCCGCAGATTTTTGGGAGAAGATTTACGCAGCCTGACCCCCAGACAAGAACGCTTACGCGGTCAAGGTTCCGGCTTCATCATTGACAAAAGCGGGATTGTTTTAACCAACGCTCACGTAGTTGACAAAGCCGATCGAGTGACTGTCACCTTAAACGACGGCAGGACATTTCCAGGAGAAGTCCAAGGTACTGACGAAGTAACAGATTTGGCTGTTGTCAAAATTAATACTAAGCAATTAAACCTGCCGACGGCCACCTTGGGAGATTCCGACGCGGTGAAAGTGGGAGATTGGGCGATCGCCGTGGGCAACCCCCTGGGATTTGACAACACCGTCACCTTGGGCATTATCAGCACCCTCAAACGCTCCAGTGCAGCCGTCGGCATTCCCGACAAGCGGCTTGATTTCATTCAAACCGACGCCGCCATCAATCCCGGCAATTCCGGCGGCCCGCTGTTAAACAGCAGAGGAGAAGTGATTGGCATCAACACGGCGATTCGAGCCGATGCAATGGGTATAGGCTTTGCGATTCCGATCGACAAAGCCAAGGCCATCTACGCGCAGTTAGCCAAGGGAGAACAAGTCAGCCATCCGTTTTTGGGGATTCAGATGATTGCTTTGACTCCTGAAATGGCCAGAGAGAATAATTCGGACCCCAATGCTCCTTTAATTGTGCCGGAAGTCCAAGGGGTGTTAGTGATGCGAGTTGTGCCAAATACGCCTGCTGAGGAAGCAGGGATTCGCAAGGGGGATGTCATCGTTCAAATTGACGGCGAGGGAGTGACTGAACCCGAACAGTTGCAAAATTTGGTGGAAAACAGCAAAATCGGTCAAATTCTGCAACTGAAGGTGCGCCGCGGTGCCCAGATTAAAGAAGTTCCGGTTCAAACTGCTCAACTGAGAGATTTTTAA
- a CDS encoding helix-turn-helix domain-containing protein, which yields MAGVCKLSITETIEELKNLLTEQKTASGFQKIQALYLFKICHVKTVKELAMTIGVNRITVQRWLRKYRSDGLEGLLETKHSGGRKPAIPPLARASLAMRLSDPQEGFKSYGEIQEWLQQEYSIEASYKAVYATVRYHLKAKLTKV from the coding sequence ATGGCTGGAGTATGTAAACTTAGCATCACAGAGACAATTGAAGAACTAAAAAACCTGTTAACTGAACAAAAAACAGCAAGCGGCTTTCAAAAAATTCAAGCACTTTACCTGTTCAAAATTTGTCACGTTAAGACAGTTAAAGAATTGGCAATGACGATCGGGGTCAATCGAATTACAGTGCAGCGGTGGCTGAGAAAGTACCGCTCTGACGGACTCGAAGGGCTCCTCGAAACAAAGCACAGTGGCGGCCGCAAGCCGGCCATTCCTCCTCTGGCCCGCGCTAGTTTGGCAATGCGCCTCAGCGACCCCCAGGAAGGCTTTAAAAGCTATGGAGAGATTCAAGAGTGGTTGCAGCAGGAATACAGCATTGAAGCTTCCTATAAAGCGGTTTACGCAACAGTCAGATACCACCTAAAAGCCAAGCTGACGAAAGTCTAG